From the genome of Thermogutta terrifontis, one region includes:
- the cpaB gene encoding Flp pilus assembly protein CpaB: protein MKRISPAGVTFIVVAIMVGLGAAYAVRHLSRPAEQQAKAAGRKMAKIVVAKYNLGQYTRIIDDYVEEVAVPADKVPEGAVTLKSRALYRLAKVTIPAGQPIREQDLYEVGEVPLLSERLPPGYRAVTLAVDAKAAVNGMIQPESLVDITLTVKNDRPEFGGMATLTLLRRVRVLATSRNRFPAAEDRPTDLRNITVAVTPEQANKLILAEKYGTLSVVLCSQQEDGAVPTDHPENSAIAAIPTATTSPQPEAANQLAGSNLVNIYTLLGISPLQPQPETLKPETKTAQIWRGSEVQEVTFASWQIREAENATLVAQGREPQPFTPGALNGNASAPKANSEEDCPECAAKRAKEAARASAGSASPTPAPHPAVLPGQANTGTSGYGRVVTVPVARTSAARP, encoded by the coding sequence ATGAAACGTATCAGTCCCGCGGGTGTGACATTTATCGTGGTGGCCATTATGGTGGGATTGGGGGCGGCCTACGCGGTTCGGCATCTCTCCCGACCTGCCGAGCAGCAGGCTAAAGCCGCCGGTCGCAAGATGGCCAAAATCGTGGTCGCCAAGTACAACCTCGGCCAGTACACACGGATTATCGACGACTACGTGGAAGAGGTGGCTGTGCCCGCCGACAAAGTCCCGGAAGGGGCGGTGACGCTGAAGTCTCGGGCACTCTACCGCCTGGCCAAGGTGACAATTCCTGCCGGCCAACCGATTCGGGAACAGGATCTTTACGAAGTGGGGGAAGTCCCCTTACTGTCCGAACGATTGCCGCCGGGTTATCGTGCCGTGACCCTGGCCGTGGATGCCAAGGCGGCGGTCAACGGCATGATTCAGCCGGAAAGCCTTGTGGACATCACGCTCACGGTGAAGAACGATCGCCCGGAATTTGGTGGGATGGCCACTCTGACACTTCTGCGGCGGGTTCGTGTGCTGGCGACCAGTCGGAACCGCTTCCCGGCCGCCGAAGACCGTCCCACTGATCTCCGTAACATCACCGTGGCGGTGACCCCCGAGCAGGCCAACAAGCTCATTTTAGCAGAAAAGTACGGTACGCTGAGCGTGGTTCTGTGCAGCCAGCAGGAGGACGGCGCGGTTCCCACAGACCATCCGGAAAACAGCGCGATTGCGGCGATTCCGACCGCCACCACCTCACCTCAGCCGGAAGCAGCGAATCAGCTCGCGGGTTCCAACCTGGTCAATATTTACACGCTCCTGGGGATCTCCCCGCTTCAGCCGCAACCCGAGACTCTCAAACCCGAGACCAAGACCGCCCAGATTTGGAGGGGAAGTGAAGTCCAGGAGGTGACGTTTGCCAGCTGGCAAATTCGGGAAGCGGAAAACGCGACCTTGGTCGCTCAGGGTCGGGAACCGCAACCGTTCACGCCGGGCGCACTGAACGGCAATGCCTCCGCGCCTAAGGCGAACAGCGAGGAGGACTGCCCGGAATGTGCTGCCAAGCGGGCGAAAGAGGCGGCCCGGGCTAGCGCCGGGAGTGCTTCGCCGACGCCGGCTCCGCATCCTGCCGTGCTCCCCGGACAGGCAAATACCGGAACGAGTGGCTACGGCCGGGTGGTGACTGTCCCGGTGGCTCGGACATCCGCCGCCAGGCCGTGA
- a CDS encoding Flp family type IVb pilin — MKRVLSRIWREEEGVLTFEWILLITVLVIGVVGGLSAVRDAVITELGDVVEAVISLDQSYYIAHPWDVQVPDCVVDGASDSSYTDSAGMDQGRLSTGDLTQDQPAIGDCGDDVEDPSL, encoded by the coding sequence GTGAAGCGCGTGTTGTCTCGTATCTGGCGGGAGGAAGAAGGCGTTTTGACCTTCGAATGGATCCTCCTCATCACGGTCCTCGTGATCGGTGTGGTCGGCGGTCTCAGTGCGGTCCGCGATGCCGTGATCACGGAATTGGGCGATGTGGTCGAGGCCGTCATTTCGCTCGACCAGTCCTATTACATCGCCCATCCGTGGGATGTGCAAGTGCCTGACTGTGTCGTCGATGGCGCGTCCGACTCGTCCTACACCGATTCCGCTGGTATGGATCAGGGTCGCCTGAGCACCGGTGACCTCACTCAGGATCAGCCCGCCATCGGTGATTGCGGCGACGACGTCGAAGATCCGAGCCTGTGA
- a CDS encoding A24 family peptidase: protein MLDSLTVAVAVLVITLGAAITDLRERRIPNVLTVPAMAAGLLFHGLLPWGQGWLFALTGFALGAGLLLLPYILGGGGMGDIKLLAALGTWLGPRGLLIAFACGVIVGAAFTLVCLVTGKSLEELVRPMARASQPHDAGSGVASRAKRFTTSSRKALPFAVPLAVGTWLMVAMALVRGGWY, encoded by the coding sequence ATGCTGGATTCTCTCACTGTGGCGGTCGCAGTTCTCGTGATAACTCTGGGGGCGGCCATAACTGACCTGCGGGAACGGCGGATCCCCAACGTCCTGACGGTTCCCGCCATGGCGGCCGGATTGCTTTTTCACGGTCTTCTGCCATGGGGACAAGGGTGGCTGTTCGCTCTGACGGGCTTTGCGCTGGGGGCCGGACTCCTCCTGTTGCCGTACATTCTTGGCGGCGGAGGGATGGGCGACATCAAGCTGCTTGCGGCTTTGGGGACCTGGCTCGGCCCGCGGGGTCTGCTCATCGCCTTTGCTTGTGGTGTCATCGTGGGGGCAGCTTTCACCCTTGTCTGCCTGGTGACCGGAAAGTCGCTGGAAGAACTCGTCCGTCCCATGGCACGAGCCAGCCAACCTCACGACGCCGGCTCGGGTGTGGCCTCCCGAGCGAAGAGGTTCACAACGTCCAGCCGCAAGGCCCTGCCGTTTGCTGTGCCCCTGGCGGTGGGAACCTGGTTGATGGTTGCGATGGCGCTGGTGCGGGGCGGTTGGTACTGA